One Egicoccus halophilus genomic region harbors:
- a CDS encoding AAA family ATPase, with the protein MISAIVDPRPLDYRSNLLCRAALGTSVRAELGNADGEVVRITTERGRQALCRVADETTAHGRSLRIDRFTRQALKAFPHEQIALEVVEPGSATELGLIPGVDLSAHGDSNIVSALKRELVEQRIAVRSGMMLYVPTSDALAGINFHVHFVQGDEHNEGVVTDQTTIWLIDQDHHHHGDSDHDHDHDAAAETVIDTTFEDVGGLDQQIREVREFVELPLVFPQVYRQLGIDPPRGVIFYGAPGTGKTLLARSVANEINAQLFYINGPEIVGTFSGETEANLRKVFAEASLNPPSIIFIDELDAIAPFRRMASTQSDARSVTQLLALLDGLTRVEGVIVIGTTNRIDTIDPALRRAGRFDREVYFPTPSTAAREQILRVKTREMPLSDDAIDSLPDVARRAYGYVGADLMELGREAGLNALRRAASRFVEAPSVASYPEPDELVVTSGDFQHALEQVRPSAMRESLLAYPEMTWDDIGGLHRVKQRLRELVETPLQHPELFAEAGLSANVGVVLHGPPGTGKTMLAQAIARESGANFIPIQGPELFSQWLGESEESVRHVFGVARRAAPSVIFIDQLDAVLPMRSDLEHEGTRAPQRVVNQVLAELDGMEDREQVIVIGATNRLSQVDPAALRPGRFGVHLRVDPPDAQDRAEILARHLAKADVDHPRGVAAVVDELVARTDGLVGADLAFLCQNATLLALQEAGFQRNTPVKLTHFAQALEELRSP; encoded by the coding sequence ATGATCTCCGCCATCGTGGACCCGCGACCGCTCGACTACCGCAGCAATCTGCTGTGCCGCGCGGCGCTCGGAACCTCCGTACGCGCCGAACTGGGGAACGCGGACGGGGAGGTGGTGAGGATCACGACCGAGCGCGGCCGCCAGGCGCTCTGCCGCGTGGCCGACGAGACCACCGCGCACGGCCGGTCGCTACGGATCGACCGCTTCACCCGTCAGGCGCTCAAGGCGTTCCCCCACGAGCAGATCGCGTTGGAGGTGGTCGAGCCCGGCTCGGCGACCGAACTCGGCCTGATCCCCGGTGTCGACCTCAGCGCGCACGGTGATTCGAACATCGTCAGCGCGTTGAAGCGCGAACTCGTCGAGCAACGCATCGCCGTGCGCTCGGGAATGATGCTCTACGTGCCGACCAGCGACGCTTTGGCCGGCATCAACTTCCACGTCCATTTCGTCCAGGGAGACGAGCACAACGAGGGGGTCGTCACCGATCAGACCACGATCTGGCTGATCGATCAGGACCACCACCATCACGGCGACTCGGACCACGACCACGACCACGACGCAGCGGCCGAGACGGTCATCGACACCACGTTCGAGGACGTGGGCGGGCTCGACCAGCAGATCCGGGAGGTCCGGGAGTTCGTCGAGCTGCCCTTGGTGTTCCCGCAGGTCTACCGTCAGCTGGGCATCGACCCGCCGAGGGGCGTGATCTTCTACGGTGCGCCGGGGACGGGCAAGACGCTGCTCGCACGCAGCGTGGCCAACGAGATCAATGCCCAGCTCTTCTACATCAACGGCCCCGAGATCGTCGGGACATTCTCCGGAGAGACCGAGGCGAACCTACGCAAGGTCTTCGCCGAAGCGAGCCTGAATCCGCCGTCGATCATCTTCATCGACGAGTTGGATGCGATTGCGCCGTTTCGACGAATGGCGTCCACGCAGTCCGACGCCCGCTCGGTGACCCAGTTGCTGGCGCTGCTGGACGGTCTCACGAGGGTCGAGGGCGTGATCGTGATCGGGACCACCAACCGGATCGACACCATCGATCCGGCGTTGCGGCGCGCGGGACGATTTGACCGGGAGGTATATTTCCCGACCCCGAGCACCGCTGCCCGAGAGCAGATCCTGCGCGTCAAGACGCGCGAGATGCCGCTCAGTGACGATGCGATCGACTCGCTTCCCGATGTCGCACGGCGCGCATACGGCTACGTCGGCGCCGACCTGATGGAGCTCGGACGGGAAGCCGGCCTCAACGCGCTTCGACGCGCGGCCTCGCGATTCGTGGAAGCGCCATCGGTCGCGAGCTATCCCGAGCCCGACGAACTCGTGGTGACCTCCGGCGACTTCCAGCACGCGCTCGAGCAGGTGCGGCCCTCGGCGATGCGCGAGTCGCTTCTCGCGTACCCGGAGATGACCTGGGACGACATCGGCGGACTGCATCGCGTCAAGCAGCGCCTACGCGAGCTGGTGGAAACGCCGCTCCAGCATCCTGAACTGTTCGCCGAGGCCGGTCTGTCCGCGAATGTCGGTGTCGTGCTCCACGGCCCCCCCGGCACCGGCAAGACCATGCTGGCTCAGGCGATCGCGCGGGAGTCCGGCGCCAACTTCATCCCGATCCAAGGGCCGGAGTTATTCTCCCAGTGGTTGGGCGAATCCGAGGAGAGCGTGCGGCACGTGTTCGGGGTCGCGCGGCGGGCGGCGCCGTCCGTGATCTTCATCGACCAACTCGACGCCGTTCTTCCTATGCGTAGCGATCTCGAGCACGAAGGAACCCGTGCACCCCAGCGTGTCGTCAACCAAGTGCTTGCAGAGCTCGATGGGATGGAAGACCGCGAACAGGTCATCGTGATCGGTGCCACAAACCGGCTGTCGCAGGTGGATCCGGCGGCCCTGCGACCGGGCCGCTTCGGCGTCCACCTCCGGGTCGATCCGCCTGACGCGCAAGACCGTGCGGAGATCCTGGCACGCCACCTCGCCAAGGCCGACGTCGATCATCCCCGTGGCGTCGCGGCCGTGGTCGACGAGCTCGTGGCGCGTACGGACGGACTGGTGGGTGCCGACCTGGCATTCCTCTGCCAGAACGCGACGTTGCTGGCCTTGCAGGAGGCGGGTTTCCAACGAAACACGCCGGTCAAGCTCACGCACTTCGCGCAGGCCCTCGAGGAGTTGCGGAGCCCGTAG
- a CDS encoding cupin domain-containing protein — translation MDAERTKSLSKEQTKQNVHVYTEHYEKERIYVRQVGSNRYSLAAERRERLEAVPRVITTQLGDGLHDNWHIIEPGDDVFRSQTLHLHFVTIQPNGRNDGHGHQNEALFYVLDGHGYEIHDGKRYDWKKGDAVAVHNDCVHWHNNPDTEKRAVCLVMKPKPLSLFLGLSYQGKIGYKPENDHLWEPRSEWLTARPEGDAEVPKVFPAEATPFEWGPFGYTRQIAGEGVPLRIKGTDAYLQHIPAGSRSGRRWRMPDEMLLVLEGEGYDLHWDVEVEIDDQFYARIAKKPTRWEWKAGDVIWVPQNTVVQRFNTGEGTAELVGASNRVFNQLGYSRIHYFENAPEYDESQAGADASR, via the coding sequence GTGGATGCCGAGCGAACGAAGTCACTGAGCAAGGAACAGACGAAACAGAACGTCCACGTCTACACCGAGCACTACGAGAAGGAACGGATCTACGTCCGCCAGGTGGGCAGCAACCGCTACAGCCTCGCCGCGGAGCGGCGTGAGCGACTGGAGGCCGTGCCGCGAGTCATCACGACGCAGCTCGGCGACGGGCTGCACGACAACTGGCACATCATCGAGCCTGGCGACGACGTCTTCCGCTCGCAGACGCTGCACCTGCACTTCGTCACCATCCAGCCCAACGGTCGCAACGACGGGCATGGGCACCAGAACGAAGCCTTGTTCTACGTGCTCGACGGTCATGGCTACGAGATCCACGACGGCAAGCGCTACGACTGGAAGAAGGGAGACGCGGTCGCCGTCCACAACGACTGTGTGCATTGGCACAACAACCCCGATACGGAGAAGCGCGCCGTCTGCCTGGTGATGAAGCCCAAGCCGCTGTCGCTGTTCCTCGGTCTGTCCTATCAGGGAAAAATCGGCTACAAGCCGGAGAACGATCACCTGTGGGAGCCCCGCTCGGAGTGGCTCACTGCCCGGCCGGAGGGCGATGCCGAGGTTCCGAAGGTCTTTCCAGCGGAGGCCACCCCGTTCGAGTGGGGGCCTTTCGGGTACACGCGACAGATTGCCGGCGAAGGCGTGCCCCTGCGCATCAAGGGCACCGACGCCTACCTGCAGCACATCCCGGCGGGGAGCCGCTCCGGGCGGCGCTGGCGGATGCCCGACGAGATGCTGCTCGTGCTCGAAGGCGAAGGGTACGACCTCCACTGGGACGTCGAGGTTGAGATCGACGACCAGTTCTACGCGCGCATCGCCAAGAAGCCGACCAGATGGGAGTGGAAGGCCGGCGATGTGATCTGGGTACCGCAGAACACGGTGGTGCAGCGGTTCAACACCGGCGAGGGGACTGCCGAGCTCGTCGGCGCGTCCAACCGCGTGTTCAACCAGCTGGGGTACTCGCGCATCCACTACTTCGAGAATGCGCCGGAGTACGACGAATCGCAGGCCGGCGCGGACGCGTCGCGCTGA
- a CDS encoding NAD(P)-dependent oxidoreductase, producing MTGPTPVLGVTWNPHELERAELDRLPEWRVLEAAGERSPVWDRVDALAALARHISPDLLDALPALRLVHLPNHGVDGLERPDIVRRLRDRGVQVAAAAQAGPPIAEFVMMCLVALTRRLALTHAAMILQGGDRSAGLRRQRMDGAWGGELQNSHLVVLGYGTIGREVARRASAFGMRVTAVKRRPLGDLRDEPIDACLPSGQIEVALEQADHLVVCVPLSRETERLLDARRLRLLPRGACLVNVARGRVIDERAAFQLVADGHLGGAAFDVWANDEGADGLQPDPAWQHLNVLATPHYAASTREARVRSIRFIADNVQRFRAGATLRNPVELGTR from the coding sequence ATGACCGGTCCGACCCCCGTGCTCGGGGTGACCTGGAACCCGCACGAGCTCGAACGTGCGGAACTCGACCGTCTCCCCGAGTGGCGGGTCCTCGAGGCGGCCGGTGAGCGCTCGCCTGTGTGGGACCGCGTCGATGCGCTCGCGGCGCTCGCCCGTCACATCAGCCCGGACCTGCTCGATGCACTCCCCGCGCTGCGGCTCGTGCATCTGCCCAATCATGGTGTCGACGGTCTCGAGCGGCCGGACATCGTCCGGCGGCTGCGGGATCGCGGCGTGCAGGTCGCCGCTGCCGCCCAGGCTGGGCCGCCGATCGCCGAGTTCGTCATGATGTGCCTCGTCGCGCTGACGCGACGCCTGGCACTCACCCACGCCGCGATGATCCTTCAGGGGGGCGACCGGTCCGCGGGGTTGCGTCGCCAGCGAATGGACGGGGCCTGGGGCGGTGAACTCCAGAATTCCCATCTCGTCGTGCTCGGCTACGGCACGATCGGGCGGGAGGTGGCTCGCCGGGCGTCGGCCTTCGGGATGCGGGTCACGGCGGTCAAGCGGCGGCCACTCGGGGACCTGCGGGACGAGCCGATCGACGCGTGTCTGCCGAGCGGGCAGATCGAGGTGGCGCTCGAGCAGGCGGACCATCTGGTGGTCTGCGTGCCCCTGAGTCGAGAGACCGAACGACTCCTCGACGCCAGGCGTCTGCGCCTGCTGCCACGGGGCGCCTGCCTCGTGAACGTGGCGCGAGGACGGGTCATCGACGAACGGGCGGCGTTCCAGCTCGTCGCCGACGGCCACCTGGGTGGTGCGGCGTTCGACGTCTGGGCCAACGACGAGGGCGCCGACGGCCTGCAGCCAGACCCGGCGTGGCAGCACCTCAACGTCCTGGCCACGCCCCATTACGCCGCTTCCACCAGGGAAGCGCGGGTGCGTTCGATCCGCTTCATCGCCGACAACGTGCAGCGGTTCCGGGCGGGCGCGACGCTGAGGAATCCCGTGGAACTGGGCACCAGGTGA